GGTTTGGTGGGCAAAGGGCCGGGCAAATATAATCTACATTTAGGAGGGGACCGTGAAGGTACTCGCATTCCTAAAATGTATAAAGAAAATATTAGCGAACAAGAAATTTTAGATCATCTCGACCAACTAATCGGTCGCTGGTCTAGCGAAGCACTAGATAATGAAAGCTTCGGCGATTTTTTGATCCGCGCAAAAGTGGTTGCTCCGGTGATCAACTCTGCTAAGGACTTTTATGTCTAAAGTCGTGCTGCAAAGTGCCTCTGATTCGAATCAGCAAAGCCATTGGCTGAATCAATTGAGCAAAGAAGATTTTGCTCAATTGAATGCTGATTTAGAGCACAAAACACCGCAACAACGTGTTGCTTGGGCACTGGAAAACTTGCCAGGTCAGCATATTGTGTCGTCAAGTTTCGGTGCGCAATCTGCGGTGATGTTGCATCTTTTATCCCATCAATACCCTGATATCCCGGTTGTTTTGACTGACACTGGTTATTTGTTTCCAGAAACGTACCAATTTGTTGATCAGCTAAGCCAACGTTTAAAGCTTAACCTTCAGGTTTACCGTGCACCCATATCGCCAGCGTGGCAAGAAGCTCGACATGGCAGGCTGTGGGAGCAAGGGGTCGAGGGCATAGAGCAATACAATAAGATGAATAAAGTCTTACCTATGCAGCAAGCATTGCAGGAACTCGATGGAAAAACCTGGTTTGCAGGATTACGCAGATCCCAATCAGATAGTCGGGAAAATCTTGGTGTATTGCAGCGGCTGCAAGGGCAAACCAAAGTGTACCCAATAATA
Above is a window of Aliiglaciecola sp. LCG003 DNA encoding:
- a CDS encoding phosphoadenylyl-sulfate reductase produces the protein MSKVVLQSASDSNQQSHWLNQLSKEDFAQLNADLEHKTPQQRVAWALENLPGQHIVSSSFGAQSAVMLHLLSHQYPDIPVVLTDTGYLFPETYQFVDQLSQRLKLNLQVYRAPISPAWQEARHGRLWEQGVEGIEQYNKMNKVLPMQQALQELDGKTWFAGLRRSQSDSRENLGVLQRLQGQTKVYPIIDQSNKALHGYLKEHDLPYHPLWEKGYVSIGDWHTTQALEAGMSEQDTRFFGMKRECGLHEFGDGI